The DNA region ATCACGCGCCGATCAGCCGTCATCGAAGCCAATTGCTTTGCCTGGCGGGCTTGCTCGGCCTCGTCGGTCAGAAGCATCACCAGTCCGATGCCCAAAAAAGCTACAGAAATCAGCGTCAACAGCGTCAGCAGCGGCGCCATCCAGCGCAGTTCGTGCCACAAAGACTGCACTGGATCTCTTCCAAATACGATTAACGTGACGGCACTGGCCGCACTTACTAGACCAATCAAGATGGCGACAGCACCGTGCCAACGTGGCGTTGGTAGCACGTACCGCGCGCCGCAATTGGAACACAAGCGGACGTTGTAATTCAGCTCACCTGCCTGGATGGTAAATGCAGCAGAGCCGCATTCTGGACAAACTCGGCCGACAAGAAGAACATGAAGGTCGGTCATGGCACCTAACCTTTCTCGGGTTCCGACACTGGGCCAGAACTGCTCCACAGGAAATCCCGCCGCGATTGAGAACCACCACGTTCAACGTGATCATTCGCCGGCAACATCCGCGGTTCTGCGAGGGGTAATGGCGAGTTCGTAGTGCCGATCCCAACAGCCGCGTGAGTATACTGCTGACTGTTTCGACCTGCCACTCATGCGTGTAACGCACGTGCAGAAACCATTCAGCAACCGGGCCAAGCCTGCTCTGTAGACAACCAGCCTTGCGACGCCTCGCTCGTAGCAAGTTCGCAGATGGTAGTCGCTGTTTTTCGAGAGATGCGGAGAATCGGCCTCAGTCAGCACGAACTGATGCGATCAGAACCAGGCGCTTTTTACAAATCAATTCTGACCAGGCTTCTGTTCTGACTAAACACAGAGACATCTCATTCGACTTCGGCCGTGACGGGCAGAATGCAATATTCCCTGAGAACATTAGCCTTGATTGTTGGCGGCATTGCTTTGTTCTTGAGATACCTGATTTCGAAGGAGGGTCCGAGGGACGCGGCAACATTCCTCGGTATCGCAATTCCGTTTTACGTCATCGCCTGCGCCTTGGCGTTTTGGATTCGTCGGCCCGTGGTTTGTGCAGCTCTTTGGCTAATCCTGCGAATTGTCGCTACGCTTCCGTTTGTCGTAGCTGGTTCGATGGTCGGTGGGGATGAAGGGTTTGTAATCTTTGCGTGGAATTTTCTGTTCGACGTTCCTCTCATGCCGCTGCATGATCTGCTGCGGTGGCTTGCAATGCAGCTTGGCGCCGACATCGACGAGGAGCTGTATTTTGTGGTCGGGATTTGTTGGTATCTGGCTGGTGGATATTTCGTTGCCCGGTTTGCTCGCAAAGACCGAGTTGAGTATCGAGACAGATAACGGGTAACGTCTTATCTTCGTGCCCGTTACTCGTCTCCCTGTTGCGAACGGAAACCGGGGTCAGAACTGTTTATCGTTCCCCCCGCCCTTGCTTCGCCCGCCCGGGTGACTGGCTGTTCGCCGCGCGGGACTCGTGCTCCGGGATGCTGGTCGCCCCGGAACCCACCGCAAACCTGCATAGCGGCTGTGTTCTGTCCTCCCCCGCCTCACCGCCCTCGCTCGATTTGGCCCGCCGCATCGGCTAGCGGTACACTGGCCAAAGCCACCTCCTCTTACGGAGCCTGCGATCATGGCCCGAACCGTCTTTCGCGCGTGTCACTTGTGCGAGGCCGCGTGCGGCCTGGCGATCGAGGTCGAAGCCGACCGCATCGTCGCGGTCCGCGGCGATCAGGACGATCCGTTCTCGCAGGGCTACCTCTGCCCCAAGGGCGCCTCGATCGCCGGCATTCACGACGATCCGGACCGCCTGCGCACGCCGATGCGCCGCACGGCCGACGGCCGCTTCGAGCCGATCTCCTGGGGCGAGGCCTTCGAGCTGGTCGGCAGCCGGTTCAACGCCATTCGCCAAGCGCACGGCGCCGACGCGCTGGCGCTCTATGCCGGCAATCCGCTGGCCCACAACCACGGTCTCCTCGCCCTGCGCAACAGCCTGATTCGCGCCCTGGGCACGCGCAACGTGTCCGGCGCCAGCTCGCAAGACACCGCGCCGCGGTTCGCCACGTCGTACTATCTCTACGGCGCGTCGCTCGTGGTGCCGGTGCCCGATATCGATCGCACCGACTACTTCCTCTGCATCGGGGCCAATCCCCGGGCCTCGAACGGCAGCTTCATGACGGCGCCCGACGTGCGCCGCCGGCTCAAGGCGCTGCGCGATCGCGGGGGCAAGCTCGTGGTCGTCGATCCGCGCCGCACCGAGACGGCCCGCGAGGCCGACGAACACGTCGCCATCCTGCCCGGCGGCGACGCCGCGTTTCTGCTGGCGATGATCCACGTGCTGCTGGTCGAAGGCCGCGTCGACCGCGCCGCCATCGCCCAACAGGCGACCGGCTGGCACACGGTCGAAGAGCGCATTCGGTACTTCGCGCCCGAGCGCGTCGCGCCCCACGTCGGTCTCGATGCCGGGACGATCCGCCGGCTGGCCCGGGAATTTGCCGCCGCGCCGACCAGCGTCGCCTACTCGCGCGTCGGCGTCTGCAACAACCGTTACGGCACCGTGGCCACGTATGCCACCGATCTGTTGAACCTCGCGGCCGGCCGCTTGGGCGCCGTCGGCGGTTGGATGTTTCCCCGACCGCCCTTCGACAACGCGCCGCTGTTGAAACTCACCGGCGACGGCCATGCCCGTTGGCACAGCCGCGTGCGGCATCTGCCCGAGACGCTCGGCGAGCTGCCGGCCTCGACGCTGGCCGAGGAAATCGAAACGCCCGGGCCAGGCCAGGTCAGGGCGCTGCTCACCGTGGCGGGCAATCCCGTGCTGTCGACGCCCAACAGCCGCCGGCTCGACGCGGCGCTCGGCCGTCTCGAGTTCATGGCCAGCGTCGACATCTACATCAACGAGACCACGCGCCATGCCGACGTGATTCTGCCGCCGGCCTGGGGGCTCTGCGAAGAGCACATGGACGTGATCTTCAGCATGGTCGCCGTGCGGCAGGTCGTGCGGACCTCGCCGGCCGTCGTGCCGGTGCCCGACGGCCAGTTGAACGACTGGCAAATCGTGCTCGAGCTCATCTATCGAC from Pirellulales bacterium includes:
- a CDS encoding molybdopterin-dependent oxidoreductase; the protein is MARTVFRACHLCEAACGLAIEVEADRIVAVRGDQDDPFSQGYLCPKGASIAGIHDDPDRLRTPMRRTADGRFEPISWGEAFELVGSRFNAIRQAHGADALALYAGNPLAHNHGLLALRNSLIRALGTRNVSGASSQDTAPRFATSYYLYGASLVVPVPDIDRTDYFLCIGANPRASNGSFMTAPDVRRRLKALRDRGGKLVVVDPRRTETAREADEHVAILPGGDAAFLLAMIHVLLVEGRVDRAAIAQQATGWHTVEERIRYFAPERVAPHVGLDAGTIRRLAREFAAAPTSVAYSRVGVCNNRYGTVATYATDLLNLAAGRLGAVGGWMFPRPPFDNAPLLKLTGDGHARWHSRVRHLPETLGELPASTLAEEIETPGPGQVRALLTVAGNPVLSTPNSRRLDAALGRLEFMASVDIYINETTRHADVILPPAWGLCEEHMDVIFSMVAVRQVVRTSPAVVPVPDGQLNDWQIVLELIYRLGGGPTGIAAIDRCYRLAHRLGLDRWRPEPTLDLLLRIGPHGDRFLPWSQGLNLKKLRRAEHGLDLGPLKPGVAHRILHHDKTMHVDAPPLLAAVDRLAQELREPPAGDELLMIGRRDLRSNNSWMHNVPELVSGRERCVLLVHPDDARERNLRDGDLAVLENHVHRGEVRVKLSDDMRPGVICLPHGWGHAPAAEWQRVAGQHPGVSFNDWADDQDVESVVGESILNGVRIRLSAALPVSAEPLHKTRPAVTNLTDKLFAATR